The sequence TTACTACAAGATTTATCAAAAGAAGGTTATTTTTATTCTCCAAAAATTGTAACCATTTGGAACGAAGCAATTGCTAAATAGTTTTTTTAAAAACAAAAAAAGTCCAATTTTTAATTTAATTGGACTTTCTTATAATGTTTAGAAAATGTCATTTCCCCACCATTTATCAAATGTTTTTGGAATAATATTACGAATGCTTTCTTCATCATCTTCATTCCAAGTAAAAACAATTTCTGGACGAGTATAATCAAAATCGCATTCTTCATCTGAATAAAAAGAATCTTCACCAAATCGTTGATTAAAAACATTGATATAAGCATAATCAAAATCTTCTGCTTCTGGATATTCGTCATCGGATAAATTTAAAAATTCATTACATAACGAATCGGCATTTTCCAATGCTTCGTAAAAAACTTCTTTTCCTCTGGCAACTAGCCAAAATCTAAAATAATCAAATCCATCATCACTACAACCTCCTAAAACAGTATAGGCAACTGCCCATAAATCTTGACGATATGAAATTTTATTGAAATAAATCCACCAATAAACATAACCAATGATTTCTTGTCTTGTAATTGGCATCAAAATATGTTCTAAATTTTTACCTTTTTCTGATTGTTCAATAATATTCCAAAATTCTTGCTCTGAAATATAATCTTTTGCATTTAAATTCATCTTTAATAAGAGTTAGTATTTATTAACTAAATATAATACAATTTTAACATTTCAAAAACTTATAAATCATACCTATAGCAAAAATTTATAAACTAAAAAAATTAATACTTAAATATTGATTCAATAAAAAAAACTATTTGCAAAATAAATCTAGTCATAGCATAAATAAATAAACTTTTCAAATGATTTTTTTTCTACTCGCCTATCTCTATTTTATTCATTAAATTTAAAACAAAAAAACGATACATAGTTTTGGTTAATCATAAAGATTGGGCTTTAAATTTTGGTCACATACAACAAGCTTAGCCACATTAATAACAAGTTAAAAAATGAAGACTTTAAAACAGATATTTGTCGAATTTGAAATTGGAGAAATTTACCCAGAAAATTTACCTAATGAATTAATCAATAGTATTGAATCAATTGAAAAGAATGATTTTATGATTAAGATAATTAATTTGTATAAACCTACGAGGTCAGACATATTACCATATTTATATCCAGCTTTCGGTATTACTGAAAAAGAAAAATTATCAAAAAACGAGAAATTAGTTTTACTCATAAATAAATGGATAAATAATAAATTAGAATGCAGAACTTTATATGACAGAATTTATTATTTTAAATTAGAAGATTCTTTGAATTCAGAATCATTTGAACGTTTTTTGCAAAACTTAATGATGTCTTTAAGTGGAAATTGGGTACCTGGTGATGAATGGGATTGGACAATTGAGAACTTACAAAAAGATTTAAATTCTATAGAAAATAGATATTCAGATTTTTTAATATAGTCTGCCATTAAATAGAGTTTTAGCAAATTATGAATTGAGTAGTAAACTTTCGATTTAACTTCACAAGAAATTAAATTTTTAATTCAAATAATCACGCCAAAACAAACCAACACATTATTATTTCAATTTTATTTTTTAAATTTATGTAAATTACAAAACACTGTTTATCAATCCATAATAACAAAAATGCACAAAATAAAATTGATTTTCTTGATTTTTATATTGTCACTAAACGTTTCTTGTTTTGAAAAGAAATCTACTGAACAAGAAATAACTAAACCAAAGTTGGAAACGAATTCAAAAACCGATACCTTAAAATTTACTTCAGGAATACGTGCTATTTTTCAAGACAGTAAAGGCAATTATTGGTTTGGAAGTCATAATGAAGGGCTTAGTTTATATGATGGTAAATCATTTGAATATTTTAAAAACAAAGAAGGTCTATTTGATAACCAAGTTCGTTCTGTTCAGGAAGATAAAAATGGTAAAATTTGGATTGAAACAGCAAAAGGAATAAGTGTATATGATAACGGAACTATTAAAACCTACACAACAAGTTTTAATAATCCAATTTTTAATTGGAATGAAACCAACGGAGATTTATGGTTTTATGCAGGAGAAGAAGACGGTGTAAATCGGTTTGACGGCGAGCATATGAAATATCTTATTTTTCCAAAACCTAAAAATAAAGATTATTACAATAGTTATGGCGTAACTGGTATTTCAAAAGATAAAAACGGTAAAATTTGGATTGCAACCTACGCTGCATTATTTAACTATGATGGTAATTTGGTACATATTTTTGATAACTATAAATTAAATCTAAAAGATGATGAATATTTGCATATCAGAAGTGTGTTAGCAGATTCAAAGGGTCAAATTTGGATTGGAAATAATGGAATTGGTGTAATACTTTTAAAAGGAGATTCTATAATTCATTTTTCAAAAGAACAAAAAAAATTAATTCCTATTAACGAATTTAAAACTAATACTAAATCAGAACAATTCAATAAAAACACAGGATTGCAATCTGTTTTTGCTATAGAAGAAGATTCATACGGAAATATTTGGTTTGGAGATAGAGATTCAGGAGCTTGGAAATTTGACGGTAAAACGTTAACAAATTATAAAATTGATTCAAAGTTAAACTCTCAAATGATTTGGAGCATTTACCAAGACCAAAACAAAAATTTGCTATTTGGAATGGCTGAAGGTGCTGTTTATAAATTTAATGGGAAAACATTTGAAAAACATTTTTAAAATCAAAAAACAATTTATAAATAAAAGGCAAATTATAAGGCTATTTGATTTTCAATAAATTTATTATTTAACACATCATCATAATTTCAATTTTACATAACAAACCCATCAAAAAAAACTATATTTGTACCACTCAAAAATCTATACAAGATAAAATGTAAAAAATAATTTCTTTCAGACAAATTCAGAACAGCAACCAAAATTGGAAGCGTGTTGTTAATTGTTTCATCTTTTAAGAAAGAAATTATGGTTATTTTACAAAACATTTCATATATACATCAAAACAAAGATTTACTGTTTAGCGACATCAATTTAACAGTAAACAATCGCGAAAAGACTGCATTAATCGGCAACAACGGAGTAGGAAAATCTACTTTGCTCAAAATTATCGCTCAAGAATTACAAGCTTCAAACGGTTTATTAAACATTGAAAGCAAGCCGTATTATGTTCCACAAATTTTTGGACAATTCAATCATTTAACCATTGCGCAAGCATTGCGAATTGAAGACAAATTGAATGCTTTGAAAGAGATTTTAAACGGAAATACAAGCGAAGAAAATTTCAATTTACTGAATGATGATTGGACCATCGAAGAGCGTTGCAAAGAAGCCTTGAACTATTGGCAATTAGATGATTTGGACTTATCGCTAAAAATGGAAACCTTAAGTGGTGGACAGAAAACAAAAGTATTTTTGGCGGGAATTTCTATTCATCAACCCGAATTAATTTTGTTAGACGAACCGAGCAATCATTTGGATATTGCAAGTAGAGAAATCTTATATCAATTTGTTCAAAATACTAAAAGCACCTTGATTGTTGTAAGTCACGACAGAAAATTGCTCAATTTATTGAACAGCGTTTGTGAGTTAAATAAACACGGAATTAAAGTGTACGGCGGCAATTACGATTTTTATAAGAAACAAAAGCAAATTGAAAATAATGCCTTAACTCAAGATATTCAAAGTAAAGAAAAAGCCTTGCGAAAAGCGAAAGAAAAAGAGCGCGAAACTATAGAACGACAACAAAAGTTAGACAGTCGCGGAAAAGGTAAACAAGAAAAATCGGGTGTTGCACGCATAATGATGAACACCTTGCGAAACAATGCTGAAAATAGCAGTTCCAAATTAAAAAGTGTTCATGCAGAAAAAATCGGTGGCATAACGCAAGACTTGCACGAGCTTCGCACTTCCCTACCCGATATTGATAAAATGAAATTTGGATTTGATAACTCTGCCTTGCATAAAGGAAAAGTTTTGTTTAGGGCAACCAATCTTAATTTTGCTTACGATACAAAACTTCTTTGGAACAATCATTTGAATTTTGAAATTGCAAGTGGCGAAAGAATGGCTTTGAAAGGAAAAAATGGTGCTGGAAAAACAACTTTAATCAAGCTTATTTTAGGTGATATTGAAACTCCAATAGGAACAATTTACAAGGCAGATAACAAAACGGTTTATATTGACCAAGATTATTCTTTGCTCGACAATAAATTGAGTGTTTATGCACAAGCGCAACAATTTAATATTACGGCAATGCCAGAACACGAAATTAAAATCAGACTCAACCGCTTTTTGTTTTCAAAAGACGATTGGGATAAATCGTGCAATGCGTTGAGTGGCTGCGAAAGAATGCGTTTGTTACTTTGCTGTTTGATGATTAATAGTAAATCGCCTGACATTATTATTTTGGACGAACCAACTAATAATTTGGATATTCAGAATGTAGAAATTTTAACAACTGCCATCAACGAATATCAAGGAACATTGATTGTTGTATCGCACGATGAAACATTTTTGGAACAAATAAAGATTGAGGGAGCGATTGTTCTTTAATTATAAACAATTAGGAGCAAAGGTTGGTGGTTTCATTTAATCGGCGAAATAAATTTGACTAATTTTGAATTTTATATAATGTAAAATGCTTTTTACTTTTGTTTTTATTAAATTTGTTAATGTTAAAAAAATAAGCAATCATAATTGTTTCTAGAATTAATACTTCTTAAAAAGAATTGAAGAAGAAATCTTTATAAAAAAACAAAATTGAAAGAGATTATTGCAATTTTAGCTTTAACGTTTCTAAATTTTACTTCGTACACTCACAAATGCGCAGTAGCTAAACAAAAAGAAACTGATACTATCGACGAAAAGAAATTTCAAACCTTATCTAAAGAATTGTTAACCAACAATTCCGACGATAGTCTATTTATGTTAATTAAAAAACTTGATGAAAATTATGTCAAAATTATTCCACCTAAAAATTTCGAATTTGTAGAAATAACTTCTCAAACTGAAATAACCACTATTGAAGACTTTAATGCAGATGGAAAGAAAGATGTATTAGTAAATTTAAAAGCTTGTGGAACGGGCGGATGTTTGGCTGGTTTATTTTTAAATCAACATGTAAATTATTACAAATTAGCATTTTTGGATTACTTGAAAAATCCAGAATATGAAAAAGAAAAAGAAGGTTTATGGACAATTCGTTCGAGTGAAGAGTTAGAAGCATATAATCCCTCAAAACTAAAAATATCTGTTTTTAAATTTAATAAAGTCAAATATAAATACGAACTCGATACTACATACATATATCATAACATTGAATGAAAAATGAGATACATTTAAATATTAAATTTCTACTAAAATAACGACTATGTTTTCTAAATTGAAAGTAAACACAAAACAATAAATGTTTTTTTTAATAATGTTTTTACATACAAAATTATAAACTCTTCATTTAAATAATAAGTTATTTAAAAATATTCCCCAGAAATAGAAAATCAAAACAATGACTCAAAAGTAATTAAGTTTGTAATACAAACAATAATAAGTTATTTTTTTTAATTAATAAACTAGAAAAAACGTAATTTTAGATTCTGTATAAGAAAATTAAAATGACAACACAAGAAACAAGCAGAATATTACCGATAAAAGGCGGATTCAATTTTAGAGATTTAGGTGGAATTCCTACAAAAGATGGTAAAACAATAAAACGCAATTTACTATTTAGAACAGACGAATTAAGTAATCTACAACCTATAGATTTAGAATTGTTAGCTCAACTAAACATTCAAACAGTTGTAGATTTTAGAACAGATTTTGAAAGATCTCAATCTATTGACAAAGTTCCTACCACATGTAAAAACCAAATTCACTTGGATATTTTAGCTGCTAATATGGAGTCTTTTATGACAGAAATTCAAAAAGGAATTTCCGATTTTAAACCTCTTTTAATGAATTTTTATAAAGAAATGGTTTTAAGTGACGATGCAATAAAAGAATATTCGGCTTTTTTTAAAGTACTTGAAAACCACGAAAACTCTTCGATTATTTATCATTGTACAGCTGGAAAAGATAGAACCGGAGTTGCTACAGCATTAATTCTTGAAGCTTTAAATGTGAATTGGAATGAAATCGAATCAGATTATATGCTTTCAAACGTATTTTTAAAAACTAAATATCAAACGTATATTTCTCAAAATCCAGCTTTGGCGGATGTATTTTTAGTTCAACCTACTTATTTAAAAAATGCATTTGAGGCAATCAATGAAACGTATCAATCTGTTGAGAATTATTTAAAAGCAGTATTAAAAGTAGATTTAGAATTGATGAAAAATATTTATCTTGAATAATTTACAACAAAAAAACGCATTGAATTGAGTATTAACAGTTAATAAAAAAAAACATCTTACAGATAAAAAAAACTTTCACAAAGCTTGTATTTTCTAGAAAGAGTCTCTATATTTGCACCGTTGAAATCAGGAAAAATTAAAGTTTAATTAATATTAAATTATAATCTGAAAAACAATTAACCAATTTATGGCGAGGTAGCTCAGTTGGTTAGAGCGCAGGATTCATAACCCTGAGGTCACGGGTTCAACTCCCGTCTTCGCTACAACAAAGGAAACAAGAAATTGTTTCCTTTTTTTATTCTCAAATTTTAAATATAGATTTTTTTTTTTCATAATTTATCAGCCACCAATTAAATCAACTAGAAAATGAATTTTGCAGAAGAGAGTTATAAACTTTATTGCCTACAAAACACTTCCGAATTAGAAGAAAATCCCGAATTAAACGTTTTCTTCATGTTAGAAAAACTAACTTTAAATTTTGGTATTACAAATGTTTATAAAAATTTTGACAGTATTGAATCATTTCAAGAAAGTTTGGAAACTTTAGTTTACACAGATAGAAATTTCAAAGAATATGAATTGATTTATCTAATTCTTTCAGGAAAAAATGGCACTATTGAAATCGATGGATATTTATATTCTTTTGAAGAAATCGCCGAAGTATTTCAAGGAAAACTAAATAATAAAATTTTACACTTTGCCAACACTAAAGATTTAAATTTAGATGAAGAAACAGCACAATATTTTTTAGACATTACTGGCGCCAAAGCAATTTCTGGCTATACAAATAACTCCCCTATTTTTAGTAATATTTTAGATTATCATTATTTTAAACTCTATCAAGTATATGATAATATTTTTGAACTCATCGAAAAGTTATTTGAACAACAGTACGCACTTTGCACAAATATGGGTTTTAGACTATACTATTAAATTTTAAAGACTAAAATATTTTTATTATCTTTTTTTATTTCTTAATTTTTTATACAAATCAATAAAAATACTCAAAAACAAAAGTTTATTCATTTTCAAATCTATTTTTTGAAGTATTTTTAAAAACAATTATCAAATAAATTATTTCAACTTTAATGAAAAAACTACTTTTAGCTTTATTCTTATTTTCTACATTATCCATAAAAGCACAATACGCATCAGAATATGAGAGTGGCTATGTGGTAAAATTAAACGACGACGGAAAAAAATACATTCGATTCATTTTATTTGGTCAAGCTTGGTTTCAAGATTACGAAGGTCATAATCAGAATGATGGTTTTTCAGTAAAAAGAGCCCGTTTAATTGCATATTCACAGTTAAACGATAAATTCATGATCCTAACTCATTTTGGCGCGAATGGAATTTCTGACAACAATCTAAGTCCAATGGGAAAAGGAAACGATGTACAAATTTTTCTTCACGAAATGATTCTTCAGTACAAAGTAACTGATTTTTTATCTTTAGGTGGAGGTTTACATAATTATGGTGGTATTTCTCGAGGTAATGGTCAAGGTTCTATAAATATGTTAACACTTGATAACAATAGGTCAGATTGGTCAACTTTAGGCTTATCAGACCAATATTTAAATCATTTGGGAATGTTTGCAAAAGGTAAAATTGACAAATTCAATTATCGTTTTTCAATCAGTGATGCTGTAGTTTCAACGCTAGACGGCGATTCGAATACCATTTTAAATCCTGGTGAAGAAAAATATTTAGGAAAAGCTTTATTACAAAAAGCAAAATATGCTTATTCAGGTTATGTAGATTATCAATTTTTAGACCAAGAATCGAACCTTCTTCCTTATCGAGTTGGAACCTATTTAGGAAGCAAGAAAATATTTAATATTGGTGCTGGTTTTTTCAGTCAAAATGATGCAATTGTTGAAAACTTAAATGGTAATTTAATCTCAAAAGATGCAAAACACTACGCATTAGATTTATTTTACGATGCACCAATTGGCGAAAGCTCATCCATAACAGCATACGCCAAATTTCAAAACTCTGATTTAGGAGATCGTTATTTGCAAGGTTTTGTTGTTGGAAATGGAAACCAATTTAGCGGTCATGTTGGTTATCTTATTCCTAAAAAAATAAGAGAAGGCGAATCAAAATACAAAAACAGATTCCAACCATATATTGCATATTCAACTCGGGATTTTACGGGACTAGACAAAGCTGCAAATGACTTTAAATTAGGCGCGAATTGGTATATAGATGGATTAAATGCAAAAGTAACAGTCGAATATCAAAAATCTAATTACCTACCAAAAAATGCAAATCAAGTATTTACTATTCAAGCCATGATTTTATTATAAAAAAAACAGCAGTCAAAAATGACTGCTGTTTATTTATAGATATTCCGAATCTAAATTAAAATCTAAATTTTAGAATTTATTTAGCTTCTAAATCAAGATTAAGTTTACTGTGAAATCTTGAATAACTGAAGTAAATTACCAAACCAATTACCAACCAAATTCCAAAATACAACCAATTCCAAACGGTTAATTCTGCCATCATGTAAAAACAACAAACCAAACCTAACATCGGTATTAATGATAAGTTTTTACGAATTGCCCAAATATTAAAAAATATCATAAAGAACGAAAAAATCCAAAGTGGGATTTTATGTTTAAACAATTCAAATCCGGTTTCATATTTAGATTCAAAACTTAAAGGAGATTGCGCAATTACATTATCATAATCAGCATTTGAATGTTCTTTTAAATACGTTAGATTATATTCTAAATCATCTGAATGTTCAGTAGTTTGAATCAAATCGTTTTCAGATAAATAGTTTAACAAAATAGTAGCTTCATCTTTATTTAACGACGTTACCAAATCATGAGGTTGTACAATTTCAGGAGCATTTGTTATAAAAGCGATTGTATCAGA comes from Flavobacterium sp. I3-2 and encodes:
- a CDS encoding DUF4240 domain-containing protein — encoded protein: MNLNAKDYISEQEFWNIIEQSEKGKNLEHILMPITRQEIIGYVYWWIYFNKISYRQDLWAVAYTVLGGCSDDGFDYFRFWLVARGKEVFYEALENADSLCNEFLNLSDDEYPEAEDFDYAYINVFNQRFGEDSFYSDEECDFDYTRPEIVFTWNEDDEESIRNIIPKTFDKWWGNDIF
- a CDS encoding DUF6642 family protein — its product is MNFAEESYKLYCLQNTSELEENPELNVFFMLEKLTLNFGITNVYKNFDSIESFQESLETLVYTDRNFKEYELIYLILSGKNGTIEIDGYLYSFEEIAEVFQGKLNNKILHFANTKDLNLDEETAQYFLDITGAKAISGYTNNSPIFSNILDYHYFKLYQVYDNIFELIEKLFEQQYALCTNMGFRLYY
- a CDS encoding two-component regulator propeller domain-containing protein, whose protein sequence is MHKIKLIFLIFILSLNVSCFEKKSTEQEITKPKLETNSKTDTLKFTSGIRAIFQDSKGNYWFGSHNEGLSLYDGKSFEYFKNKEGLFDNQVRSVQEDKNGKIWIETAKGISVYDNGTIKTYTTSFNNPIFNWNETNGDLWFYAGEEDGVNRFDGEHMKYLIFPKPKNKDYYNSYGVTGISKDKNGKIWIATYAALFNYDGNLVHIFDNYKLNLKDDEYLHIRSVLADSKGQIWIGNNGIGVILLKGDSIIHFSKEQKKLIPINEFKTNTKSEQFNKNTGLQSVFAIEEDSYGNIWFGDRDSGAWKFDGKTLTNYKIDSKLNSQMIWSIYQDQNKNLLFGMAEGAVYKFNGKTFEKHF
- a CDS encoding tyrosine-protein phosphatase, with amino-acid sequence MTTQETSRILPIKGGFNFRDLGGIPTKDGKTIKRNLLFRTDELSNLQPIDLELLAQLNIQTVVDFRTDFERSQSIDKVPTTCKNQIHLDILAANMESFMTEIQKGISDFKPLLMNFYKEMVLSDDAIKEYSAFFKVLENHENSSIIYHCTAGKDRTGVATALILEALNVNWNEIESDYMLSNVFLKTKYQTYISQNPALADVFLVQPTYLKNAFEAINETYQSVENYLKAVLKVDLELMKNIYLE
- a CDS encoding ABC-F family ATP-binding cassette domain-containing protein — translated: MVILQNISYIHQNKDLLFSDINLTVNNREKTALIGNNGVGKSTLLKIIAQELQASNGLLNIESKPYYVPQIFGQFNHLTIAQALRIEDKLNALKEILNGNTSEENFNLLNDDWTIEERCKEALNYWQLDDLDLSLKMETLSGGQKTKVFLAGISIHQPELILLDEPSNHLDIASREILYQFVQNTKSTLIVVSHDRKLLNLLNSVCELNKHGIKVYGGNYDFYKKQKQIENNALTQDIQSKEKALRKAKEKERETIERQQKLDSRGKGKQEKSGVARIMMNTLRNNAENSSSKLKSVHAEKIGGITQDLHELRTSLPDIDKMKFGFDNSALHKGKVLFRATNLNFAYDTKLLWNNHLNFEIASGERMALKGKNGAGKTTLIKLILGDIETPIGTIYKADNKTVYIDQDYSLLDNKLSVYAQAQQFNITAMPEHEIKIRLNRFLFSKDDWDKSCNALSGCERMRLLLCCLMINSKSPDIIILDEPTNNLDIQNVEILTTAINEYQGTLIVVSHDETFLEQIKIEGAIVL